Proteins from a genomic interval of Pectinophora gossypiella chromosome 4, ilPecGoss1.1, whole genome shotgun sequence:
- the LOC126366325 gene encoding uncharacterized protein LOC126366325: MSFLGSITNFDPQTQEWMIFKGRLTQFLTLNNITDEERKRALLLTLLTDEAYRLLSNICHPKKVEATAYSELIILLDGHYTPSRSTFADKANFYDAVQAEGESVQNWAARLRGLAVYCDFGASLDTLFRDRFVLGLRPGPARDRLCEQNSSALTFSKALELAQQAVCAARARTVVPGVGAAAVKEEPLFRASMGRPGGGGARASGPARDQPANRCSVCGLRGHETEKCRYKNYRCEKCKVKGHLKKVCTEKVNNIVTEVQSQSGQRPETCSDCEECNLFNLRFPN, encoded by the exons atgtcgtttTTAGGAAGTATTACAAATTTTGACCCACAGACACAAGAGTGGATGATATTTAAAGGACGATTAACACAATTTCTAACTTTAAATAACATAACGGATGAGGAACGAAAGCGGGCGCTTTTGTTAACACTTTTAACGGATGAAGCATACCGTCTTTTAAGTAATATTTGTCATCCGAAGAAAGTAGAAGCAACTGCTTACAGTGAATTGATCATATTACTCGACGGCCACTACACTCCAAGTAGGTCAACCTTCGCTGATAAAGCAAATTTTTATGATGCGGTGCAGGCGGAAGGAGAAAGTGTCCAGAACTGGGCGGCTCGATTACGTGGACTCGCAGTTTACTGTGACTTCGGCGCATCTTTGGATACGCTGTTTCGTGATCGTTTCGTGTTGGGCTTGAGACCGGGACCGGCTCGGGACCGTCTGTGCGAGCAGAACTCCTCCGCCCTCACCTTCTCGAAAGCTTTGGAGCTGGCACAGCAGGCTGTGTGTGCAGCGAGGGCACGTACTGTGGTACCGGGCGTAGGTGCGGCAGCGGTGAAGGAGGAGCCCCTGTTCCGAGCAAGCATGGGCCggccgggcggcggcggcgcgcgggccTCCGGGCCTGCTCGTGACCAGCCCGCCAACCGGTGCTCCGTCTGTGGTCTGAGAGGTCACGAGACCGAAAAATGTCGATACAAGAACTACCGGTGCGAAAAGTGTAAAGTTAAAGGTCATTTGAAAAAGGTGTGCACGGAAAAAGTGAATAACATTGTGACGGAAGTGCAATCACAGTCGGGTCAGCGACCTGAGACATGTTCCGATTGTGAGGAATGCAATCTATTCAACTTGAG GTTCCCAAATTAA